Genomic DNA from Roseburia intestinalis L1-82:
TATCAGTACGATTATTCGCGCGCATGGATCCGGGAGCTGAAACAGAAAGGTTACCATGTGTATATCCTTTCCAATTACGGAAAATGGACTTATGAACATACAGCGGAAGCTCTTTCATTTCTTTCGGATGTGGACGGACAGGTATTTTCCTTTGAAGTTCATCAGATCAAGCCGGAACCGGAGATCTATCGGACACTGTTAGACAAATTTAACCTTGTGGCAGATGAATGTGTATTTTTAGATGACCGCAGGGAAAATATCGAAGCAGCGGAAACACAGGGTATTCATACCGTGTTGTTTACGACGTATCAGGATGCTTTGGAAAAATTAAAAACATATGGTGTTATGTAGGAAATGGTACATGACTGCATAAAATCGTATCACAGGAAGAGATAC
This window encodes:
- a CDS encoding HAD family hydrolase, which encodes MIKNIIFDVGMVLVNWDPHAAFQELGFDEKTEEAVGNATVYSDAWNESDRSVLDAEEQLAVFVQNAPEYEKEICLFWENVARAIYQYDYSRAWIRELKQKGYHVYILSNYGKWTYEHTAEALSFLSDVDGQVFSFEVHQIKPEPEIYRTLLDKFNLVADECVFLDDRRENIEAAETQGIHTVLFTTYQDALEKLKTYGVM